TAGTAAGAGAGAGATTGTCACATACAGAACAGAGCGGGGAACATGCGCTGCCTGTTCTCTGATAGAGAAATGCACAACGAATGTAAAATTAGGCAGGGCAATAACAAGAGACGGGTATGAAGAGTACAGGGAGCGAATGAGGGAAAAGATAAATACCGCTGAGGGTAGAGCAATTTACGGAAAACGAAAATGTTTGGTAGAGCCA
This Candidatus Abawacabacteria bacterium DNA region includes the following protein-coding sequences:
- a CDS encoding transposase, whose protein sequence is SKREIVTYRTERGTCAACSLIEKCTTNVKLGRAITRDGYEEYRERMREKINTAEGRAIYGKRKCLVEPVFGQIKTRNGFSQFLLRGLEKVKIEWKIVATAHNLLKITAAIMRKERLLSALG